A genomic stretch from Brachyhypopomus gauderio isolate BG-103 unplaced genomic scaffold, BGAUD_0.2 sc43, whole genome shotgun sequence includes:
- the dhrs7 gene encoding dehydrogenase/reductase SDR family member 7 gives MDFCITFIVLLGGGVYLLVQLLRFILADADFTLLWADRFGQNPEVALRGKVVWITGASGGIGEELAYQLAASGVRLVLSARREKELQRVKQNCLEHSSLEDKDILVLPLDLLDRASHHAKTSEVLQHFNKVDVLINNGGRSQRSLCVDTDVEVYQGLMDLNYLGTVSITKQVLPHMTRHGSGIIATVSSIAGLAAAPLSTGYCASKYALQGFFNTLRTELTDYPDITVSMICPGPVVSQIVQNAFTEQTDKPVSSAGDQTHKMSTKRCVHLILAGLSNQVKEMWIAQQPFLFMFYIWQYAPTFAWYMTDVLGRKRVRNFKAGLDADSAYFTNTKVKST, from the exons ATGGATTTCTGCATAACTTTCATCGTCCTCCTGGGTGGCGGAGTCTACCTACTAGTTCAGCTCCTTCGCTTCATCTTGGCCGACGCAGACTTCACTTTACTGTGGGCCGACAGGTTCGGCCAGAACCCAG AGGTGGCACTGCGAGGGAAAGTGGTCTGGATTACCGGAGCCTCCGGTGGCATCGGGGAAGAACTGGCATATCAGCTCGCTGCGTCCGGTGTGCGGCTGGTGCTGTCTGCCCGCCGAGAGAAGGAGTTACAGAGGGTGAAGCAAAACTGCTTGG AACACTCCAGTCTAGAGGACAAGGACATTCTCGTGCTTCCTCTTGATTTGCTGGACCGGGCGTCCCACCATGCGAAGACCAGCGAAGTACTTCAACACTTCAACAAG GTGGACGTGCTGATCAACAACGGGGGCCGTAGCCAGCGCTCGCTGTGCGTGGACACGGACGTGGAGGTGTACCAGGGACTCATGGACCTCAACTACCTGGGCACCGTGTCCATCACCAAGCAGGTGCTGCCCCACATGACGCGACACGGCAGCGGTATCATAGCAACCGTCAGCAGCATCGCCGGATTGGCGGCGGCTCCCTTGTCGACGGGTTACTGCGCCAGCAAATACGCCCTGCAG GGTTTCTTCAACACATTGCGAACGGAGCTGACCGATTACCCAGACATCACGGTCAGTATGATCTGCCCCGGGCCCGTCGTTTCCCAGATCGTGCAGAACGCCTTCACTGAGCAGACCGACAAG CCTGTGTCCAGTGCGGGTGACCAGACGCACAAGATGTCCACCAAGCGCTGTGTGCACCTCATCCTGGCCGGCCTGTCCAATCAGGTGAAGGAGATGTGGATTGCCCAGCAGCCTTTCCTGTTCATGTTCTACATCTGGCAGTACGCACCCACCTTCGCCTGGTACATGACCGACGTACTGGGGAGGAAGCGCGTGCGGAACTTCAAGGCTGGTCTG GACGCAGACTCTGCATACTTCACCAACACAAAGGTCAAGAGCACCTGA